CGTTTGAATACCGTTCTGAAAAACTTTGCGACACAAGTTGGCGGTCTTGTTAGTTCGTACTCAATCAGTGGTGATATTCTGATGATTGGTAAATCAAAACGAGATATGCAAGTCGCGTTTGATCGAATGAAAGCGTTCGGAGGTGGGATCGTTCTCGTCGAAGACGGGGAAGTTATCGCTGAAGTTCCATTGACCTTAATGGGGCAGACATCCGACTTACCACTCGAGGATTTGATCGTTCAGGAAACCGCTTTACGGGAAGCATTGTTTGAGCGCGGTTATGCGTTTGAAGATCCTGTCTATACGTTGCTATTCCTAGCGTCGACTCACTTGCCATATGTGCGGATCACACCGCAGGGAATATACGAAGTCCTTCGGAAAAAAGTCCTTTTCCCAGCGATTTTGCGATGACGCTTGAATTTTAAAACGTCGCGCTTTAAACTATTAAAGAGCAATTGAATGGGAAAGGGAGTCACAAGATGCAACTCGATAAATTGCGTGGAAAAGAATTAGATCAGTTATTTACAGCCATCATGAAGATGGATTCATTAGAAGATTGTTATACGTTGTTCGAAGACTTAGCGACCGTCAACGAAATCCAGGCGCTCGCCCAACGTCTTGAAGTCGCACGTCAATTACGTGAAGGCAATACGTATCACAAAATCGAGAAGGCGACCGGTGCTTCAACGGCAACGATCTCGCGTGTCAAACGTTGCTTGAACTACGGTTCTGGCGGTTATGACTTAGCACTCGCCCGTTTAGGTCTTGTAGAGCAAGAAGTAGCGGATAACTAATGTTATCCGCTACTTCTATGAAGGGGGCGTGTCACATTGGATTTTGCGTTACAACATAAAATTCAACATTTCATTCGAAGATTGACGCCCATCCAGTCGCTCGTCATCATCTACTTCGTTGCTGTCATCATTGGGATCATCATGCTCGGTTTGCCGTGGTCGACCAAGGGAGACTATAACTGGGATTTCACGGACCTCGTCTTCATGGCGGTCAGTTGTGTCAGTGTAACCGGTCTGACGACGGTCTCGGTCTCGGAAACATTCACGACGTTCGGCTACTTCATGATCATGATTTTAGTGCAAGTCAGCGGGATTGGTTTGATGTCGCTTCATATCGCGATGTGGGTTATCCTTGGAAAACGAATCGGCTTTCGGGAACGTCAACTCGTCGTTCGAGATCAGAACCAGACGACGATGCAAGGTGTCGTCAAATACATTCGGGAAGTTATCTTGATCATCGTCTCGATTGAATTGATTGGGGCTTTGATTCTTGGACTTTATTACACGAAGTATTTTCCGACGCTCGGAGAAGCGATGCTCCAAGGACTGTTCGGCTCGGTCAGTGCGACGACGAACGCCGG
This window of the Exiguobacterium acetylicum genome carries:
- a CDS encoding YerC/YecD family TrpR-related protein, yielding MQLDKLRGKELDQLFTAIMKMDSLEDCYTLFEDLATVNEIQALAQRLEVARQLREGNTYHKIEKATGASTATISRVKRCLNYGSGGYDLALARLGLVEQEVADN